From the genome of Myxosarcina sp. GI1, one region includes:
- a CDS encoding DUF269 domain-containing protein: MSQLLTREATSRLNQLQFDFLQELTKKIRLTDTANKYQDWTDLQLIEQLVICSVSQPVDSEKNNLDPLDELLITAFYQAIGAVVEKTTGHSTKTFVHLNSEEFDSAVIFCGGVMVLYSLSLDRKSFCFTTLKELADIADNYIHHALAKAICYFNF; encoded by the coding sequence ATGAGTCAACTTTTAACCAGAGAAGCCACATCGCGATTGAATCAGCTTCAATTTGATTTTCTCCAAGAATTAACTAAAAAAATTCGTTTAACAGATACTGCTAACAAATATCAAGATTGGACAGATCTACAGCTAATCGAACAATTAGTTATTTGTTCTGTATCTCAACCAGTTGACTCAGAAAAAAACAATCTCGATCCTCTCGATGAGCTATTAATTACTGCTTTTTACCAAGCGATCGGAGCAGTTGTCGAGAAGACTACAGGGCATTCTACAAAAACTTTTGTACATTTGAACAGTGAAGAATTTGATTCAGCAGTTATTTTTTGTGGCGGAGTTATGGTTTTATATTCCCTATCTTTAGATCGCAAAAGTTTCTGTTTTACAACTCTAAAAGAGTTAGCCGACATAGCTGATAACTATATTCATCATGCTTTAGCCAAAGCTATTTGTTACTTTAATTTTTAA
- the nifX gene encoding nitrogen fixation protein NifX has protein sequence MKVAFATQDNIHINAHFGWAKKVDVYDVSAEGYKFLNTVEFGGNLKEDGNEDKLIPKIKAVADCTIVYVSAIGGSAASRLLQNKITPLKAENQNDEIADVLNSLVKTLGNPPAWLRKALGQKTKSFDFDDEEE, from the coding sequence ATGAAAGTCGCCTTTGCTACCCAAGATAACATTCATATAAATGCTCACTTTGGTTGGGCAAAAAAAGTTGATGTTTATGATGTTTCTGCTGAAGGATATAAATTTCTCAACACAGTCGAATTTGGGGGAAACCTCAAAGAAGATGGCAACGAAGATAAGTTAATCCCAAAAATTAAGGCAGTTGCCGACTGTACGATCGTCTACGTTTCGGCGATCGGAGGCAGTGCCGCATCCCGTTTGTTACAGAACAAAATTACGCCTCTTAAAGCAGAAAATCAAAACGATGAAATTGCCGATGTTCTTAATAGTTTGGTCAAAACTTTAGGCAATCCTCCCGCTTGGTTGCGTAAAGCTTTAGGACAAAAGACAAAAAGTTTCGATTTCGATGATGAAGAGGAATAG
- a CDS encoding NifX-associated nitrogen fixation protein — protein MATTTTTTTTTSPETNISIVEESAFLQALVQQVRAQDHYGVYRSWKDELVLAKYVVSKEKKSQISVEGDVDPATQLRILCFYRAIAACIEKETGKLCQVVIDLSHEGFGWAIVWTGRLMVLSRTLRDAQRFGYPSLKKLAAQGERLVESGIKTIEKFPDAADG, from the coding sequence ATGGCTACAACTACAACTACCACTACCACTACCAGTCCTGAAACTAATATCAGTATTGTTGAAGAGAGTGCCTTTCTTCAAGCATTAGTACAACAGGTACGCGCTCAAGATCATTATGGCGTTTATCGTAGTTGGAAAGATGAATTGGTGCTGGCTAAATATGTGGTTAGCAAAGAAAAGAAAAGCCAGATTTCTGTAGAAGGTGATGTCGATCCCGCAACTCAATTGAGAATTCTCTGTTTCTATCGGGCGATCGCGGCTTGTATCGAAAAAGAAACGGGCAAACTCTGCCAAGTCGTTATCGATCTTTCTCACGAAGGCTTTGGCTGGGCGATCGTCTGGACTGGTCGCTTGATGGTGCTATCGCGCACTTTACGGGATGCTCAACGCTTTGGCTATCCTTCACTTAAGAAATTGGCAGCACAAGGAGAAAGATTGGTCGAGTCTGGTATTAAAACTATCGAGAAGTTTCCCGATGCTGCGGACGGATAA
- a CDS encoding CCE_0567 family metalloprotein, with product MTTTINPPTPEAVAELKKIIKKLNSRAGQMKMDLHDLAEGLPTDYEKLIAAATQTYDIYSRLAKLKQQLKIWEQQLS from the coding sequence ATGACTACTACAATCAACCCCCCAACCCCCGAAGCTGTTGCCGAGTTGAAGAAAATTATTAAAAAACTTAACAGCAGAGCAGGACAAATGAAGATGGACTTGCACGATCTCGCTGAAGGTTTGCCTACAGATTACGAAAAGCTAATCGCAGCAGCAACTCAAACCTACGATATTTACAGTCGTTTAGCCAAACTCAAACAACAATTAAAAATTTGGGAGCAACAACTATCATGA
- the nifW gene encoding nitrogenase-stabilizing/protective protein NifW → MTVTDTTPKTLAQFKTLTDAEDYLQFFDIEYDRDFVNINRLHILKQFSLLISEVDKAFPDVSEAEKLEKYRLALEEAYEVFLTSSPLETKLFKVFQTKPKNFVSLDDLSKKAEAK, encoded by the coding sequence ATGACCGTAACTGACACTACGCCAAAAACTTTAGCTCAATTCAAAACGCTAACCGATGCGGAAGATTATTTACAATTTTTCGACATCGAATACGATCGCGATTTTGTTAATATCAATCGCCTCCATATTTTAAAACAGTTTTCCCTATTAATTAGCGAGGTCGATAAAGCTTTCCCCGACGTTAGCGAAGCCGAAAAACTAGAAAAGTACCGTCTCGCTTTAGAAGAAGCCTATGAGGTTTTCTTAACTTCCAGTCCTTTAGAAACCAAGTTATTTAAAGTATTTCAAACCAAACCGAAAAACTTTGTTTCATTAGACGACCTAAGTAAGAAAGCAGAGGCAAAATAA